The segment TGCTTGTCTGTTGCTATCATATGTTGGTCTATCATTGATTGGAGGCAATTGACCCAAATTTCCTACCAAAATAATAGATATACCTAAAAAACAATTAGcaacaattaatttaataaacttaTAGTAATAatcttataatttattataaatgaTTCATATAGTTGAAACCATTTTTTTGTCATGGATTCTAACAATTAAAAAGAATACCTCCAAAACTTATTTGTGCATTTTGTGGGAATGCTTGTTAGAGTTGTGAATCTATATTTTCCAGCATGTTTTGTCCAATgaaactcatttcatcaatcaaaatgtatttGATATGTGCCATCTCCTCCTAAAAGCTTGAGAGTCTTGTTCCTTCTAGTTGAGAAAAATCTCGTATTGGAATTCTCAACTTTGAATGTACCGTAGAGGCTCCTATATTGAATGCGGCCACCCCTGTTGGTGCAATAATAGAAGGGGAGAAGGGGACAACATTGTTGCATTCTCAAAAGCCTAACTAATTGCACCAATCAGATACGACTTTCCTATCCCTGCTATCCCTTGAATTATCATGAATAACGACACTCCAATTTCATTCCTTTGGTAGTGTGTCATAATTATGTCAagttatttttgttgtttattaCTAAGGGTTGTGTAATTGATACATTGGGGTATATCATCATGTATTAGGCAGCcaatatttttcatgctaattATGAAATTGGTTGCCCCCGTCGTGTACTCTTCACCTTGGTAATTGACAGACCAATTTGTATGCCTATCAATGTCTCTTCTACCCAACATATCTATTTCTAAAAATTGTATATTCTGTCCTAATGCAATATAGATATAATTTCCCATTCATGCTCTATGGTATTTCCATGGATAGTTTCATCATTATCAATTTCAGAATCAACTGTACTTTCAATATTTTCTTTAGTTGTTATTCATTCCACATGCCAGGGATTATAAGTGAATGACTCCCACTTTGCAATTATAGCCCCATCATCATTACCGATATCTCTTTCTATATCACGTAATGGTTTGTATAGCATCAACTCTGATAAACAAAAGTCAATCCATTTGGTTGATCCACGTTCAGGAATGTAAACAAACCTAGGAAAGGCTTTGACAATTGCTGCTCTTTGTCTTGGCTCCCATTTGTTCTCTCTTCTTCTTTTAGGATTGTATATCCATGATCTAGTTGCATCAATCAAGGGTACACCTTCCATACACAATGGCCTTGTTCTATATCTGGTTATGAAAGACTTTGTCtattcttcattgctttcttcatcTGTTATAGTCACTGGTTTGAACACTTCATGTGAGACATTTAGGTTAACAAACTTTCTACTACTTTCTACCAATGGAAGTTCTAATAGCATGTGACATGTTTCTTGTGCTCTGATGTCCCTTTCTATCATTGTCTCAGTTAGAAGCCTTCTATATGCTCAGGTAGCTAAATCATCAGGATCTTCCATGTTGGAGAGATGCATCAACATTTGATGGTATGTTTTTAAGCTTTTCTCTACTTTTGCAGCATACTTTGCAATATATTTGATCATTGCATTTTTTGAAAGAACAGGTTGCCAATCTATGTTTGCTCTCCATAACTGCAATATGTGAAGATTATGTGTATTCACCCTGTCATCATTCCTAGCTAGTTCAAATTTTCTTTCACCCGTTTCTATGTCTTCATATAATTTGGATCCTCTTAGATTTAATGGCCAGGGAGCATTATACCTATATTTAACATGAATAAGATATATAATTAGTTTATATATTTTTATACAAAAAAATGATTTTAGTgttaaaaacatttcacattaaaatGATCACCTACAAACCATCATTCCTCCTTTCTTTCATAGACAAGCACCTTCCTTGTAGACAGTGTGTTGTTCTACACAGTTCAATATTTCCTCATAGTCTTGGTCAATATCCACCTCCACAAGTTGTCTCATGTTTTTGAGACATGGATGTTGTTGAAAATTTATGAATGGCTACAATTgaaaaatgggaaaattgagtagTTTCGAACATATAATATTTAGATACATATGTACAACACATTGTAAACATGCCTATATATTTCGTTGATGTGGATCTTGTCTAggattccatgcatgaacaatTGAATGAAAAAAGCATTCAGCACTCTTTCGTTCCTCTTCATTTGACCAGTCGATGGTGTCCATATTGGGTGCTCCATTTATCCATATGAACCCATGCACATGTGGGGACCCCCAATGTTGCCACTCATATCTAGACTAGTAGTCCTTGACATTCACCcctttttctaaaatttcttttctaaatatagAATTCCTTAAATGCATGTAATGTGCCACTATATGAGGGTAGTTAATAACATTTTCTCTTCGCCAATTTTGTGCTTCTCATGGAGTAGTTGGCATCATTCCTAGCATCAGTGCATGCAAATCAGGCCAATACATATCTGTTGCACTCAATGTCAAAAATATTGTAGGAGAACCAATCTGATGAAGCATATCTGTCAATTCTGTGCGACATTTAGCCCAATATGACCTTGTACCCCTTAATGATGTTCCAAATCACATTAATTTATCAGCTAAATTTGAGTGAGGCATGTTTTCCATATGTTGACGCAACTCGTTGATGGTTATTGGCATGTCTCTAAAGCTTCTTTTTACAAATACTGAAGATGAATGTTGTGCACGGTGTCTCATTATCATGTTCATCATAAAATATCTGAATCTTGGATGCTGACCAAAATGATGATCTCTATAGCGTAACAAATGTTTCACAAACTCGTGGAGGTGGACACGCCTCATTCTTGGTTCTAACCAATCGCATCGACCATCTGGAAACAATGTGGGAAATGCCATATCAAGTAATCCTGACGTGATGTATTCATTTATTGGAGATGCACCAATGCTCAGCCAATCTATCAGTGTAGTAGGATTTGAATTAGGGTTATTAATCCATGCATGGATTAATTCCATTTCTCTCTGGGCATTAGGTGGTCTTGAAGCCATTGATGTTGTGTGCTCTATTATATTACCATCATCTATCTCCATGATTGGACCCACAAATATGATCTCATTTGCATCTGAATCAAATTCCATATGTATGGTcttcaatttattaaaaatattctcATCAGAATCTGTTGATAGATGATTGAGAGCATTTTCATCAATTGTAACATCAGAGTAAAATCTATCATgctctattttgtatttgagtgccCTATACACACGATCCCTATTAACTGTAAAGTTATAGTTTGTTCCATGTTGATCCCTCCTTCGAACAATTATGATTGGTAAGTTTTCTCTCAAATGTGGCAATTTTTTTGACACATGCTCTACATTTTGGGGGAAACTTATCATGTGCCCTTTATATTTATATTGACTGCATGTTGCATGTGTAGCTTGTAGTATGGGGCTGACacgtgcaatcaacatttcttctacttgagtcaAATTTGTAAGCTCTTCTGGTTGTGGTCCAGGGTCCATATTATTTGAAGCCGAGAATCTATGATTCCCTCTTTCTTGTCGACATCTGTTACATACTGGACCTTCCAAGCTACGTGATACTTTCATTCCTAGATAACATTCTTGACAAATGTAGCACATGTTCGGCACTCTAAAGCTATCTAATTGATTTTGAAACTGCAACTAGAATCTTCTGAAATCATTGTGAAGAACACAATTCATGTTTTGTATATTTTATGCATTGGCTTGTGCGGTTAAATGTTCATTAATTTGACTTGCATGATAAACTGTTTTAGGCACATGTTCCACTGTCCTTGAATTTTCATTTAGAAGATTCAATTCCATATATGTTGTTATCGGTTGATTATACCTCCCACTTGATTCAAAATCAATTTGATTCCTTCCTCCTGTTTCAGAATGAGAGACTTCCTCAGATGTTCTTCGATGAATATTTCTATTCATATTGCCTTGTTCTCCTTCTGCAGATTCTGATTCTGGTACTATCATTTCTAACCTTCGTCTTGCATATCTTTGTCTTTGAGTTTCATTGTGtcttcttctctcatcctctcttTGAGCATCTGTCATTTGTTCTCACTGTCGTCTTCAATATTCCCTTTGATATGCTCTTCGATATTGCCTTCTTTCCTCTTCCATATCAAAGTTTACATTTGTTGGATTCATAGCTACAAAATCAATTATTTTATAAATCATGTTCTCTATATCATTgactaaaaaaattattgttttgaaaaattaTTGTTTCAAAAATTATTATAACCTCATCTAAGCGTATATATAGCTCTATATATCTAACACTAACCCTATTGAAACCCTATTGATGTTAAAGGGTTCCTATCTCCATGCTCAAACGGTTCTATTTCTTAAGCTAAAATCTATATTTTGAATCTCATCACATCCACGGTATATGAATAAACACCCTAATTACATTTGTTTTTGTTGGCACTTTAGAATAGTCTAAGAGGTGACAACCATAGAGAGCATAAGTCAAGTAAAACCAAACCTAATTGAAATAGACTACAACTATACAAAAATAATGGACTGGATGGACTTGTTGGCCCATTTAGAGAATTTGTATCTAAAATTATTGCAGTCAAAAAATACAAAATGTTTGTACAATGCAAGATTTGAACCAATATATTCTTGGAGTTgattacattaaatacatttatttttgGTTGCCAAAATCTCActattttcatgcattatttttgttataattaaaatcttaattataTTATACATACATCATTATTCAAAtccaaaacaaaaaattaactTCATGTTAGTTCTTAATTATAGTTATATGACGATTCAAGTTATAGTTAGGGCATAATTTTAGGGTTATAGTTAAGGTTAAAAGAAATGgaatatgatcataattgaaatctaactataaccataattgaaacctaactatAACCAACTATAACCTTAATATTAAAGTTAGAATATAATGGAATAGAAAATAATACCAATAAAATTTATACATAAATCAAGTTTAAATATAAACTTTCTAAATTGTTTATAGATATATAAGTAACATTTTTATTTCCTTTCTATAATTAGTGTTAAATTATGGTTATATGACAATTCAAGCTATAGTTAGGGCATAATTTTAGGGTTATAGTTAAGGTTAAAAGAAATGGAATATATTTTATGATCATAAAATATATAAGTAACATTTGTATtccattaaataaaatatattagagttaggattcaattaggtctactatcataaaatatataagtcacatttctattCAATATTAGAGTTAGCGGTTTATGATCATAAAATATATAAGTAACATTTATATTCCATTTTCCCTTTCCCTTGCAAATGAATTTAAATTCCAAAATCaaactcttttttctttttttaagttttttataaATACCTATCTCCAATGGTAGAATCATCTTGATTCAGTTCTGTGTGATAACTAATATGTGTTTCTAACAGAGTGTCAAGGTGTTAGGGGTGCAATTTGCCTTGATTCAATTGAAAGAGGTGTGGAAGTAAAAGAATTGGCATGCAAGCATGTGTATCATTATGCATGCATTATGCGCTCAACAAAAAGAAAGCAGAAATGTCCCATATGTCGTGCCAGTTACGATTACAAATAGACTCAATTGCTTTCAGCCTGTTTATGATTCGCTAATTTCTCAGAAATTGTTTTCAACCTTTTTATGATTACATGGTGTCGTTTGTGAAGAGTTAAATCAAAGCAGTGGTAGAGATAAAATTGACTCACTTGTAGAGATTCGAGAACATTTTCGAAAGGCATGGTAGAGATAAAATTGACTCATACATTTATTAGCAAAAGATCTGTAACTTTTTTCTTTCAGAAATTTAATTTAAAAGATGGGAAAAAATAAAACACAATgaacaattttatatttatattatttttatctaTTCAATGAACAATCTAGTTTTTGCCTCCACATACGTCAAATGAAATTTAGGAAAAAGAAGCTTTAAATCCTAGAGAATGATTAACGGTGAAATACATAAGATTAGGAAAATTGTAGCAGATAGACCTTGCTACCCAGTCAGAAGAagatttgttttaaatcctaaagAATGATTAAAGATGAAATACATAAGATTGCGAAAAGTACAGCACATAGTCCTTGCTACCGAGTCATACATAGACACTTTAGTCAAACTATATTGCAATAATAATTTCATCATGTGTTATCCAAAAATTAATACGATCAATTAAAGTCATGCTTGATTGAGAATTAAATTTTGCCAATCCACAGTTTAAGCCGATTTTAAAGATTTATTTCTTCATCTTGAGGAAACACAACTAAAGAAAGAAAGGAGAGTTTCATTAGCATTTGTAAAGCATCTTAGAGTTTGCAATTTGAAGGAGGATTAATTTAACTTCCAAGAAATATCTTGTATAAGTTTTCTAGAATATGTGTCAATCCCTTGATCAAATATAGTTCAACTCCAATAGATCAAAATATAGCTGAATAGCATTCTTCCATGTCATTTCTATACAAAAGAATGTAATTGAAAGATACCCAATCACTCTTGCTCAGACAATACCTCAATTTCGTGTTGATCAACAAATGGTTGAGCACAAGATAAACCTTCAAAAAATTGGATGGCACATGCTGATTCAAAATTAACTATTATAGTGATAGAGACCAGTGACAATTGAGAGGGAAATAAAATGGTGGATAGAAGAAAAGTGAGATGAAAACTTCAATAGAATAGATTAATTAACATTTTTATTTCCTTTCTATAATTAGTGTTAAATTATGGTTATATGACAATTCAAGCTATAGTTAGGGCATAATTTTAGGGTTATAGTTAAGGTTAAAAGAAATGGAATATATTTTATTATCATAAAATATATAAGTAACATTTGTATtccattaaataaaatatattagagttagggttcaattaggtataCTATCATAAAATATATAAGTAACATTTCTATTCAATATTAGAGTTAGCGTTCAATTAGGTTTATGATCATAAAATATATAAGTAACATTTATATTCCATTTTCCCTTTCCCTTGTAAATCAATTTAAATTCCAAAATCagactcttttttctttttttaatttttttataaataaataatcaattaaaatatagatttatttataAACCTCATTTAATGCTAACTCTAATATTGAATAGAAATGTTCAATACCTATCTCCAATGGCAGAATCATCTTGATTTAGTTCTGTGTGATAACTGATATGTTTTTCTAACAGAGTGCCAGGGTGTCAAGGGTGCCATTCCAAAATCAGCTAGAGGATGAGTAATGTAAAATTACGAAATAACAAAACCTGCTCAACTTAAAGAGCAACTTGACTTCTAATATAGTGACTTCAAGCAGTAGGGGCAAATTGTCTGATTGCTTCTTTATTTAATTCCCATGCCTTAAATTTCCCCACAAAAATTTACAGCCGAGTTAGTTAGATTCACTTTATATGCAGATTTTGTTAAAGTTATCTTCATGCTTCTAGTTTTGAAATGTTAGAATTGTCACCAACTTTAATTGTTTCTATAATAGATAGAATGTGTTTCTCATGGTTTTGATGTTTACAAATATTTagtattcttctcttcatcatgtgTAACACAATCAAACGATtcatccacatgaaataatttatgAAGTATTGCAATGGAGAAATATACGATGGCTATTGGCAGAGAAACATCAAATATAAAGAATTTAGAAAGGATAAAAAATGAAGAATTTAGAAAGGATAAAAAATGATAGGTATAGCCTAAGGAAAAATCAAATACCTATATCTGAAAAGGATGTTGAAGTTGTTTAAGCCACCTAGGAGACCCTCTCTGTTATTCAGATAAAGTCCAGTAACAATAAAAAAACAGAGTTGGTTTCTGAGAAAACTGAGAGTCAAAAACTAAATTTTATTAAAACAAAGTTACATACCTGTTTTTGTTGTGTAATTGATCCCTTCTCTGAAATTCACAAGATTTCAATTCAAAGAGTGGAACAATAGGTTTCCGGAATTTTCAATCACTCAATCCCGTGAAACCGTCTCAATAACCATTTCATTATATAGTATATTAAtcttatattatataatgtattaatcatatattatataatatattaatcttATATTAATAAGTAACAATGTAAATTAATTGAAAACTCCCGAGTGACCGTCAAAATTATTGAAAACCCTCAAATGTAAACGCATAAATTTGCTGCCATTGTAGAAGCCTCTCGACTTAATTAAAAACTGaaaaaaacttcctaaaaaatagcaaAATTTATGTTATTTATATCAAAAAATTTGAAAGGCTCCTGGGTGAAACGTTGGGAAGGCTTAGAAACTTCGGTTCTGAAATGGAAACCCTGTTTCGCTCGTTGAAACGTGTAATGGAGCTTTGCCATCACATTTCTGGCAACATAGGTCCACATCCCTACAGAGATATTGCAGTAAATGTTGTGTTGTGTGAACAAGGCACAATAGTGAGGGTGGAAAAGGGTGATGTGGTTTGAGCAGCGGGAGGTGCGGGCATGATTTATATGGCTAACAGTTGGGCCAGTCTTAAATCACATGTTAAGCAATATAATAAGTCTAGAGAATGCAGTTAATTTTGAATGTTTAATacttttaaatctaaaaattaaaactTAATATATATGATTTAAACTTTCAGTTTAATCAGAAACACAATCACAATCATAATAGATCCTCATATCTTTCCAACAACCTTCATCGGCTACACATCTGGATTTTCCCTTAAAGCTTACGTCTTCTTGTTCAAAATTAGTGACTGTACCCATAGATTTTAAGAGAACCATGTTTGGCGACGTAGAAGGGCCTGTAGTGGCATCATTTTCGTCAAGGGGTCCGAGCTCTGTCAATCCAAAAATCTTGAAGCCAGATGTGATAGGCCCGGATGTTAATATTTTTGTTGCATGGCCTTTAGACCTCAGCCTCGCGAGACTCCCTTGGGACCAGAGCTTGGTTAAGTTCAATTTAATTTTGGGCATCTCCATGTCCTGTCCCATGTAAGCGGGCTTGCTGCTTTGCTCAAAGCAGGTCATCTAGACTGCAGCCCAGCTGCAATCAAATCTGCACTCACAACTACGGTAGGCATTATTGATAAGAAAGGCCTATTGATCCTTGATAGCGCCACAAACACTTCAGCCAATGTTTTTGCTATCGGAGCTGAACATGTAAATCTGGAAAAAGAAGCAAACGCAGGCCTTGTCTATGACCTCTCCCTGACCGACTACAATCCATACCTTTGCGGCTTAAACTACACAACTATCCAGATTAGTGTCATCGTGGGCACAAATGTGCCTTGTCCTACTGACCCTGAAAGCACTCGCCCCAGAAGTTTAAATTACTTGTCTTTCTCTGTGCTTTTTGACATAAGAGCAGCGCCGGTCACTACTGCCTTCAAACGAATGTTCACTAATATTTGGGTGGCATAATCGACATACGTGGCCAGCATCAAAGCACCCCCTTGAATGGAGTTTAGACTGTGTCCATCAGTTTTATCCTTTATGAAAGTGATGGAGAAGCAAGGTTACAACATTACATTCATGGTAACCACTCTAGCATCGCACTCTTTTCCTCAAGGTTATCTTACATGGGTTTTCAATTCCACCTCTCTTGTTTACGAAGTTAGAAGCCCCATTTCCATTATTTGGTATAAACcataatattaattttatcctgCTAAGAAGGCATCCTTTCTAATGCAACTTTCTAATGCAAATACCGTATTACTCCTATAGTCAAGCTATTTTGTATTGTTCAAGGTTGATTTTTTTGTCAGGCTTTTGTATTGGTTAataaattttgattgttgaattaaaGCGTAAAGTATCTTAGTTTTAAAGAGATTTATCAAGATTTAGGTGGATAAAGAAATAAAcattcaacaagaaatgagatACCTTCAAAACTTTATAGATAAGTTAGAAACATTTATTCTATTATTGATTGTACATGTTTTAAGAATAAAAAGCAATATGAAACACCACAACATGAATCAATAATATAAAGAGTTATTGTAAATAgcattcacaaaatcactaaagtcTTTATTCATGTCATAGATAGgttaacaattaacaaaaaaaatatcccCCTTCTAGTACAGTTCCACTTAATAATATTAAAACCATAATAAAGATGTTGGTTTCTTCCTTACAATCATATAACTAGTTGTTGGAGAAATTATGAGCCCATGAAGCTGCAAACACTTCAATGGATCAACCAAGAAACTATCCAACCACACACAAGAATGTTAAATTTGAGCAATATAACAATGCAGATTGAACAGAAAAATCTTAAGATTAACCTACAATGAATTGATATGTTACAATGTATAAATgtgcctacttatataggcaagaggCTAGACAATTGAGAGCACAGGtaatggcatgtggctcaatgagatgagaAAGTAGGTAGAAGTAGGTATGTAACTACACAATAACTAAATTAAATACATAAAATGAACTCATCTCTATTtagaatgacacctaagataactaacatgaacaatattaaatgattgtctcatgtgacaactaagctatcctaagtaaacttaattagagtaaataaaataaatctaatttacttcAACACTGGTAACACTATGTTGGTTGAATGCACCATCGAAGAAAAATAAATTTCACCCTTTCCCACAATCCATAAAAACCCAAATTGAATTAGACTATACCAAAATTCATAGTTTTTATATAACTAGctacccaaaataataataatttaataaataatttaaatttaattcatAGAGATATgccattattttttttaattttatttttcaatacttcaattaataaaaaaaattgtgtgtAAAAGATCAGTAAGATACAAATTTATTTTAGGTACAAATTTTCTAGTTACATGAATATATTTAAGTAGATCATTATCCATAGTCATTTCACTTGAACCCAAGAAATATGGTTATGTAATTTATGAGTGAGTGCATCATCTGTGATTTTTACCTACAACCACAAAGTAGGTAGTCACCTCCTTATCTTTCCACTAGAAATGACCTAACCCTTCAATAATCGTGATAGGTAGGGATGTTTGTAGTTGTACCAAATCTaccaacaaagaaaaatataaatatgtTTGCATGTATAATATGTATTCATTCATCTATTCCCTACATAGTATTTAGATTACTTTAACCATTCTTAGGTGGAGACATTTTAACAATTGCATCAATATATTGGTGTTGACTTGGATACCATGATGAGAGACAATAAATCTTAACAGTTTTCTAGTATCCCCACTAAAAAATAACTCAAGAGGACTCAATCTCATCTTATAGATTTGAAGCATTTCAAAGATAAGGAAAAGATTTTTAACGTGATCTTGTTGAGCCACAAACTTAGCCAAGATGTCATTAACATAATCTTTTAATATCTTGTGAATGAAGTGCTGAAAATTGAGAGCCATCACATCTTGATAGGTTACTCCAATGTTGTTCAACCCAAATGACATGATTACAAAATATAAGGCACCCCAAGCTGTTGTGAAGATTGTGTTATACCAATCTTCAAGAATAATAAGGATCTAATTGTAACCCAAGAAGCCATCTATGAAAGATAATAAGGCATAGCCCATACTCGAATCAAAAATCATATTGATATTTGGTAGCAGAAAGTCATCTTTAAGAGAAGCCTTATTGAGATCACAAAAGTTAATGTAAACAGGAATATAGCCATCAAGTGTACTAATAGTAACTATTGAATAACCAGAATACTGAGATGGGAGGGGTGAATCCATATTCCCTTCACTTATTTAAACTTCTaattaaccaatcacataacattattcaaatgtaataaacaaaatggagacataacacataacaccagattttgtacatgaaaaacccaaTATAGTAAAAACCACACAGAGAAGATTCTCTTAGGAATAGAGTAATATGTAACCGCTTACATAGTACATAGGGTGGTTGATTGTCGATATACAAAAGAGGGTTTATAGCCAGATTACAAAGTATACAAAAATTGAACTCTTGTAATTGCATCTCTCATATGCATGAAATACAGTTCCCTTGAAGTACATAAGTTGTCTCATAAATTTTCTATACCCAGTTTGCATATAATACACAACCACAGTCTTTTCACATATAGTACACAAAATAGTTATTTTTCAACAACCATGCCATCAAAACATAATATTTTTGGCAATATATATCCGCATCATATTGATTGACAAGTCAGATCAACCGAAAGAGATGAAACCAAACttatccacatgctacaacaacctAGGTGTCTTAATGCCATGTCAGCTTCTAACAAGAAGTAGATTGGTGGATCATGCTTTTCAAAACTTTCGGATATGACCAGATCTTAACGCATCTCGAGACATGTGCTACTATCATATCCGGATAAGACCGGACCCAAAAACAACTTTTGGTAGCGTTGAATGTTACAGTTGTGcatacataataaaataatattgcATATATGAAGCACACTTTCCAGATTGGATCACATACATACATGTTAGATAACATACTAtattcatgacatcaatgacaataatgacaaatagTCTCACAATAtgcccctttgtcattgatggctaaaataataataaaaataccaAGAGTCTTTTTGCATAAAAAGAGAATATTTGACTACTAAGCCAACTGCTCCTACTAATCCTACTACTCCCCATTTAAAAACAATGGAAAAGGATAAGCAGTGTAACAAAAAAATGGAAAATCACcgtaacaataacaataactactTTTTGGAGGACTGCTTAAGATTATGAGTGTGAGTGGTCCAAGCATCCTTGTGTGAGTCCCAGTGAGGAATAgcttcttttaaaaacatgatatGAACCAACAATGATGCATGCAACTACTCTGCTTCGTGAATGGAACTGGTATCGGTCTATGACAACTAGGGGGCACGAGAGAGGGCTttgttcataaatttgaaatacttTCATTACTCGAATCTCTTTGTTGCTACAACTCATAATACCTATCATGAAGTTCCTCAATCTTTGACCTTTTGGAGCCAGATAAATCTTTTGATATCTTGAAATTCGTCTGAGCCTGCCCGAtcttgtcttcaatgatattcatcTCATTTTTGGTACTTTGAGTGGCATCTAGCCACTGAAGACTGAAAGAAAACAATATATCATCATTTTCTAAATAAGACTAGCCTTTAGAGATGATCTAGGAAAGGTGGAGATGTGTTGATTCACATTTAGTCTTGAATTCTTGCAAAAGTTTTTTTCTTTCACCAGCTATATCGTTTTCATAtttctctcttattttctcaacatgactacccaaagaACTAATCAGAATTTTGTATTTTTCTGCACTAGGAGTGTCCGAATCCAAATGACACTAAGGAACAACAACATGCAGTATTGTCAGAAGATCTTCAACAATTTTGTCATTCTTCTGGAGATCTTTCCTAGC is part of the Cryptomeria japonica chromosome 10, Sugi_1.0, whole genome shotgun sequence genome and harbors:
- the LOC131076147 gene encoding uncharacterized protein LOC131076147, giving the protein MKVSRSLEGPVCNRCRQERGNHRFSASNNMDPGPQPEELTNLTQVEEMLIARVSPILQATHATCSQYKYKGHMISFPQNVEHVSKKLPHLRENLPIIIVRRRDQHGTNYNFTVNRDRVYRALKYKIEHDRFYSDVTIDENALNHLSTDSDENIFNKLKTIHMEFDSDANEIIFVGPIMEIDDGNIIEHTTSMASRPPNAQREMELIHAWINNPNSNPTTLIDWLSIGASPINEYITSGLLDMAFPTLFPDGRCDWLEPRMRRVHLHEFVKHLLRYRDHHFGQHPRFRYFMMNMIMRHRAQHSSSVFVKRSFRDMPITINELRQHMENMPHSNLADKLM